The proteins below are encoded in one region of Callospermophilus lateralis isolate mCalLat2 chromosome 9, mCalLat2.hap1, whole genome shotgun sequence:
- the Agxt gene encoding alanine--glyoxylate aminotransferase isoform X2 yields MTIKGTGTTGVRPIDRPHLYVQRRESWEMFRVLAKARAALGPRQVGWVQTMASHRLLVPPPEALRRPLSIPDRLLLTPGPSNLAPRVLEAGGLQMIGHMTKEMYQVMDEIKQGIQYVFQTQNPTTLAVSGSGSCALEVALFNLLEPGDSFLVGTNGMWGQRALEIGERIGARVHPMIKEPGGHYTLQEVEEGLARHKPVLLFLTHSESSTGVMQPLDGYGQLCHRHQCLLLVDSVASLGGVPIYMDQQGIDVLYSGSQKVLNGPPGTSLISFSNKAKQKIDARRTKPFSVLMDLKCLANFWGCDDKPRATPAFLPAPRRALGPPDQVSLALSRPLTQPGDSGPAEGPPTLSMCPVPQALWTWPSDGVPSPGPSSSPSGEGEPGAA; encoded by the exons ATGACAATAAAAGGCACAGGGACAACAGGGGTGAGGCCCATCGACCGGCCTCACCTGTATGTCCAGCGCAGGGAGAGTTGGGAAATGTTCCGAGTGCTGGCCAAGGCCAGAGCAGCCCTGGGGCCCCGACAGGTCGGTTGGGTGCAGACCATGGCCTCCCACCGGCTGCTTGTGCCTCCCCCCGAGGCCCTCCGCAGGCCCCTCTCCATCCCTGACCGGCTCCTGCTGACcccaggcccctctaacctggcccCTCGAGTGCTAGAGGCCGGGGGACTGCAGATGATCGGGCACATGACCAAGGAGATGTACCAG GTCATGGATGAGATCAAGCAGGGCATCCAGTATGTGTTCCAGACCCAGAACCCCACCACACTGGCTGTCAGCGGCTCGGGCAGCTGTGCCCTGGAGGTGGCCCTGTTCAACCTCCTGGAGCCTGGGGACTCTTTCCTGGTGGGCACCAACGGCATGTGGGGGCAGCGGGCTCTGGAGATCGGGGAGCGCATAG GAGCCCGTGTGCATCCCATGATCAAGGAGCCCGGAGGCCACTACACCCtgcaggaggtggaagag GGCCTGGCCCGGCACAAGCCAGTGCTGCTGTTCCTGACCCACAGCGAGTCGTCCACGGGTGTGATGCAGCCCCTGGACGGCTATGGGCAGCTCTGCCACAG GCACCAGTGCCTGCTCCTGGTGGATTCTGTCGCATCCCTGGGCGGGGTCCCCATCTACATGGACCAGCAAG GCATTGACGTCCTGTACTCGGGCTCCCAGAAGGTCCTGAACGGCCCTCCGGGGACCTCCCTCATCTCCTTCAGCAACAAGGCCAA GCAGAAGATTGACGCTCGGAGGACGAAGCCCTTCTCTGTCCTCATGGACCTCAAGTGTCTGGCCAACTTCTGGGGTTGTGACGACAAGCCTAGGGC AACCCCTGCCTTCTTGCCTGCGCCCAGGAGAGCCCTGGGACCGCCTGACCAGGTGTCCCTCGCCCTCTCCAGGCCCCTCACGCAGCCTGGAGACTCAGGCCCAGCAGAGGGGCCCCCAACCCTCTCCATGTGCCCTGTCCCCCAGGCTCTCTGGACCTGGCCCAGCGATGGCGTCCCCTCCCCAGGCCCCAGTTCCTCTCCATCAGGAGAGGGGGAGCCAGGGGCTGCATGA
- the Agxt gene encoding alanine--glyoxylate aminotransferase isoform X1 produces the protein MTIKGTGTTGVRPIDRPHLYVQRRESWEMFRVLAKARAALGPRQVGWVQTMASHRLLVPPPEALRRPLSIPDRLLLTPGPSNLAPRVLEAGGLQMIGHMTKEMYQVMDEIKQGIQYVFQTQNPTTLAVSGSGSCALEVALFNLLEPGDSFLVGTNGMWGQRALEIGERIGARVHPMIKEPGGHYTLQEVEEGLARHKPVLLFLTHSESSTGVMQPLDGYGQLCHRHQCLLLVDSVASLGGVPIYMDQQGIDVLYSGSQKVLNGPPGTSLISFSNKAKQKIDARRTKPFSVLMDLKCLANFWGCDDKPRAYHHTTSVNGLYSLRESLALMVEQGLESSWQRHREASAYLHGRLQELGLRLFVRDPAIRLPTVTAVAVPAGYDWRDIVSYVQDHFNIEISGGLGPSSGKVLRIGLLGCNASRKNVDLVVEALKEALRHCPRNKL, from the exons ATGACAATAAAAGGCACAGGGACAACAGGGGTGAGGCCCATCGACCGGCCTCACCTGTATGTCCAGCGCAGGGAGAGTTGGGAAATGTTCCGAGTGCTGGCCAAGGCCAGAGCAGCCCTGGGGCCCCGACAGGTCGGTTGGGTGCAGACCATGGCCTCCCACCGGCTGCTTGTGCCTCCCCCCGAGGCCCTCCGCAGGCCCCTCTCCATCCCTGACCGGCTCCTGCTGACcccaggcccctctaacctggcccCTCGAGTGCTAGAGGCCGGGGGACTGCAGATGATCGGGCACATGACCAAGGAGATGTACCAG GTCATGGATGAGATCAAGCAGGGCATCCAGTATGTGTTCCAGACCCAGAACCCCACCACACTGGCTGTCAGCGGCTCGGGCAGCTGTGCCCTGGAGGTGGCCCTGTTCAACCTCCTGGAGCCTGGGGACTCTTTCCTGGTGGGCACCAACGGCATGTGGGGGCAGCGGGCTCTGGAGATCGGGGAGCGCATAG GAGCCCGTGTGCATCCCATGATCAAGGAGCCCGGAGGCCACTACACCCtgcaggaggtggaagag GGCCTGGCCCGGCACAAGCCAGTGCTGCTGTTCCTGACCCACAGCGAGTCGTCCACGGGTGTGATGCAGCCCCTGGACGGCTATGGGCAGCTCTGCCACAG GCACCAGTGCCTGCTCCTGGTGGATTCTGTCGCATCCCTGGGCGGGGTCCCCATCTACATGGACCAGCAAG GCATTGACGTCCTGTACTCGGGCTCCCAGAAGGTCCTGAACGGCCCTCCGGGGACCTCCCTCATCTCCTTCAGCAACAAGGCCAA GCAGAAGATTGACGCTCGGAGGACGAAGCCCTTCTCTGTCCTCATGGACCTCAAGTGTCTGGCCAACTTCTGGGGTTGTGACGACAAGCCTAGGGC GTACCATCACACCACGTCTGTCAACGGCTTGTACAGCCTGAGGGAGAGCCTGGCGCTCATGGTGGAGCAG GGCCTGGAGAGCAGCTGGCAGCGGCACCGTGAAGCCTCCGCATACCTGCACGGGCGCCTGCAGGAGCTGGGCCTGCGGCTCTTTGTGAGGGACCCG GCCATCCGGCTGCCCACGGTCACTGCTGTGGCGGTGCCCGCTGGCTATGACTGGAGAGACATCGTGAGCTATGTTCAAGACCACTTCAACATTGAGATCTCGGGCGGCCTGGGGCCCTCCTCGGGGAAG GTGCTGCGGATCGGCCTGCTGGGCTGCAACGCCTCCCGGAAGAACGTGGACCTGGTGGTGGAGGCCCTGAAGGAGGCTCTTCGGCACTGCCCTCGGAACAAGCTGTGA
- the Agxt gene encoding alanine--glyoxylate aminotransferase isoform X3, with translation MTIKGTGTTGVRPIDRPHLYVQRRESWEMFRVLAKARAALGPRQVGWVQTMASHRLLVPPPEALRRPLSIPDRLLLTPGPSNLAPRVLEAGGLQMIGHMTKEMYQVMDEIKQGIQYVFQTQNPTTLAVSGSGSCALEVALFNLLEPGDSFLVGTNGMWGQRALEIGERIGARVHPMIKEPGGHYTLQEVEEGLARHKPVLLFLTHSESSTGVMQPLDGYGQLCHRHQCLLLVDSVASLGGVPIYMDQQGIDVLYSGSQKVLNGPPGTSLISFSNKAKQKIDARRTKPFSVLMDLKCLANFWGCDDKPRAPLTQPGDSGPAEGPPTLSMCPVPQALWTWPSDGVPSPGPSSSPSGEGEPGAA, from the exons ATGACAATAAAAGGCACAGGGACAACAGGGGTGAGGCCCATCGACCGGCCTCACCTGTATGTCCAGCGCAGGGAGAGTTGGGAAATGTTCCGAGTGCTGGCCAAGGCCAGAGCAGCCCTGGGGCCCCGACAGGTCGGTTGGGTGCAGACCATGGCCTCCCACCGGCTGCTTGTGCCTCCCCCCGAGGCCCTCCGCAGGCCCCTCTCCATCCCTGACCGGCTCCTGCTGACcccaggcccctctaacctggcccCTCGAGTGCTAGAGGCCGGGGGACTGCAGATGATCGGGCACATGACCAAGGAGATGTACCAG GTCATGGATGAGATCAAGCAGGGCATCCAGTATGTGTTCCAGACCCAGAACCCCACCACACTGGCTGTCAGCGGCTCGGGCAGCTGTGCCCTGGAGGTGGCCCTGTTCAACCTCCTGGAGCCTGGGGACTCTTTCCTGGTGGGCACCAACGGCATGTGGGGGCAGCGGGCTCTGGAGATCGGGGAGCGCATAG GAGCCCGTGTGCATCCCATGATCAAGGAGCCCGGAGGCCACTACACCCtgcaggaggtggaagag GGCCTGGCCCGGCACAAGCCAGTGCTGCTGTTCCTGACCCACAGCGAGTCGTCCACGGGTGTGATGCAGCCCCTGGACGGCTATGGGCAGCTCTGCCACAG GCACCAGTGCCTGCTCCTGGTGGATTCTGTCGCATCCCTGGGCGGGGTCCCCATCTACATGGACCAGCAAG GCATTGACGTCCTGTACTCGGGCTCCCAGAAGGTCCTGAACGGCCCTCCGGGGACCTCCCTCATCTCCTTCAGCAACAAGGCCAA GCAGAAGATTGACGCTCGGAGGACGAAGCCCTTCTCTGTCCTCATGGACCTCAAGTGTCTGGCCAACTTCTGGGGTTGTGACGACAAGCCTAGGGC GCCCCTCACGCAGCCTGGAGACTCAGGCCCAGCAGAGGGGCCCCCAACCCTCTCCATGTGCCCTGTCCCCCAGGCTCTCTGGACCTGGCCCAGCGATGGCGTCCCCTCCCCAGGCCCCAGTTCCTCTCCATCAGGAGAGGGGGAGCCAGGGGCTGCATGA